From Arachis hypogaea cultivar Tifrunner chromosome 3, arahy.Tifrunner.gnm2.J5K5, whole genome shotgun sequence:
aaaaatagaagcaaTGATGGCAGCAACATGTGAAAGGACACTTTTTTATAAGGCTGCAATGAtgcataaaaatttaataaagtaaATGGCAGGACACACACAAGGGTGTTGTATGATCCATAAAATAGAACAAACATTTCAATTGAAAgagttgataattgaaagtgaaaGGAGTGTGATGAGGCCCATGGTACTAATTGTTCTTGTTATGTCAGCACCATGTGACCGCAGTTTACTACTATCCCCCACATGTGACCTCACACTATAAGACAAACTAGTACTTATACAATAATACAAACAACAATATATTTGGATTGAATTGGATTCCCTTTCAACCTTCACCAGAAAAAAAGATAACTTTTTAATGTACTAACAACAAATTAGCCACGAGATTTTTTTCCCACACCTTCATGCATATGCTCTAGAATAATCCAACTCTGTATCTCATCAAATTAAGGTAACAACTCACCGGCTGTACATTTTATGCCAAGTTAGATtgttaaaaatgattaaatttatatattaaattatttaacaacttttagtttttaattttatataaaattaaccgtgaaaaattattttataatctttaattattaattttatataaatacaacAACACGTAAAattttaccaaaaattaatttatactgacaaagatataattatttatgtatctcTATAAAGTTAATTTTTTGAGAAGAATAGTGTTTCAAAACttttatcacaaaaaaaaattaaaattcagtgcttgttagataaaaaaaatagcataaaataaattaaaaaaatatagaaaaattcaAACAAACTCAAAAAACAACTTACTTGAATGGACATGATATAGATATCATAATTTATGTATCTTctataaacttaaaattttgggAAAAAATAATATTGTGGCATACACCATCAAGTTAACTTGGGGATTGATATAGTATGTATTAACTTCTTTAAGCAACTAAtgagaaaaatatcatttttgcaAAATTACATGTTTGACATAGGGGATGTATAAATAAatgtacataaaaaaatattggaCATGATATAAGCTATaccattattgatatcctgacttgCCTCTGTGACCTATATTGATTGCATGTTcatatcaaaaaataataatagtaatggaATCAAAGTTGGGTCAGTAGGCACAGGTACACCACTAGCAACCCTTAAAAAGAGGACATAATAATGACACAAGAGGACTGGAATTGTAACAGCATATTTTCTACTCAGATTTCAACTTAGTGTCTTTGAGTATAATCAGTGGTGTATCAAGATTTTGTTGTGATTCCCCTGCTAGGCAACTTTTAATCTACCGAAACATTTGCATAATTGGAACAAAATGAGATATGAAAGTATCAAAAGAGTTGTCTATTTATTATACATTAAGGTAAAAATCTATAGTACTTTGTTGTGCCTCAGTTtagtgcaaaaagaaaaaaaatagagaaaaaagataATTACTTTTATAAAGTGATATATGTCTGTCCTAGTAGTATCAAATATTGTATTTCTTGCTGTTAGGATCTAATCTTTTTTAACCTAGGTGTATTTGCATATACATCTAGAGTATTCATCCTTCTGTATGCTTCTACAAATCTGCATGGAAACATaccagcaaagaaaaaaaaaatgaaatttattaGAGGGATTATTAATTCATTACTATACTACATTAAAAGCATGTTTTTTGATATGATTCTttcatttgaaaagaaatttttaaaaaaatgaagagaaagtTAGAATCTCTTGCTTACCTCTAATAAAGTTATCACAATGCCacttctatatttatttattacctACAATTCAAAACCAAGATATGCAGAACTAAGATCCTAAAAAGAGAGTATGTGTTAACTTGCCATCATAAAACTATAACCAGAAGTACCTTAGATTTGGTGAATATTAATGAGAAGCCATGTCGCTTAAAGCGCTTTTTGGTTCTAACTTGATCTGAGATGATGAGCATGTGGAGAACACGGCACTCTCGTTGACCTCGGCCAATGAAGAGAAGTCTGCCGGATCATCCCTGGTTGCTTTTGTTGGCGAAGTAAAGAGGCTATCCGGAAGGGCATGCTCGATGCTGCACCATAGTTCACAACCATGATAAGCGCAATGACACAATATAACAATGTCAACAAGAATATGATCAGATGTCAAAATGTATACCTATTTTGAACATCTATGGTTTCATCCTGAGAGCCGTCCTTTCCGTTCCTGCTGCAGTTATCATGGATTCTAGCCAAATCAACTTCTTGCTGTTGCGGAACAGCAGCAGCTGAAGCCATGGCCGTAGAAACAAGGTTGCCGGTGAATCCTGCAACATGTAGTAAATTAAGAAATATTTAACCTGCTTCAATGGAAGTTTATATGGAGCCAGTGTCAATTGACCAACCTGTCATATCTTCTCTAATGCTATCGGAATAAAGCCTTGGACTGCTAATATGACCTTGAAGTTGAGATGACGGCAAAGTGGCGCCGAAAGAGAGACTTCGCTGGTGATGGCAAAGGTGATTATTCTTAAAGTCCGGAAGGTGTAGATTCATCAGCCTTCTTTCCTGGAGTTCAATGGCTTGCTGAAAGTCAACCTGCTCCTCCAATTTTCTTCTCAGCAAGATCTCCTGCGGATTATACAACATTCGTGCTCCTGCAGAGAAACAGATCCAATACAATTCAAAATGGAAACCATCCGTCGCATTTACAGCTTCCAAAAACATTGTAACTTCCTTTAAGTATGCTACTTCTAGAGCCAAAGTAGATTAAAACAGTTGAAACAACAGATTGCATTACCAAGACGGAAATCATGAGGGGCTTTAAATTCAAGTTCGGAGGGGCTCAAACATGGCGAGAGTTCTACCCTCTCTATATGTGGTGGTTGATGTTGTCTCCTGCATGCACCAATCACAATAAGATAGATTGTGGCAGAAGGAAGATATGAACTTAACAAAAGACTGCAAGCTGACATACTTCTCAACAATTTTTCCCTTCTCCTTGTAGGGCTTGACAAGTACACGGGAATCGCAGATGAAATGGGGATTCCCTTTGGATAATATGAGTCTCACTGTCTCCGAATAGACAAATGTAACAAACCCAAACATTCGCTTTTGCTGGTAAGGAATCCTCACATCATGCACGggtccaaatttgctgcaaaagGAAAAAAGTAGATATTGCAATAAAATTCCTAACTTCAAACATGAATGTAGATACATACATATGTAtccatgcatgcatgcatttacATCTATATGAATATATGAAGACACAATAAATGCTTGCATGCAGATAGActaaataatattacaagtaaTTATCAAGTTAGAGAAACATACGGTCAATTGAGATCACGGTTCCAAAGCCGCTAAGGAAAATAGTCAACAAACAGAATGTATACTAGAATGAGGTGGCATTGTCCTTAACCTTTTGATGAAAAAGTAGATCCCACCACTTCTTATTATACAACCATCACCATGATTTCGGGCAAAGATTATTGTTACATTTATTTTGGCTATGCAGCACTTTTGATAATGGCTCAAAAATTAGTTATCGCCTATTAAGTATTAACACATATATTATTGTTCCAATGAAACAAAGCGAGCTCTCTAACACTACAATAACAAAGTCAACATACAAATAAAGTTAATTttcctttaaaataaaaaagtggtcgcacaatttattatataattatatatcaataACATGATTTTTGACAAAGATTACAGTTATACTTTTCCTAGCTTATATAGCACTTCTCTTCCTCTAATGGTTCAAAGTTAATTCTCATTTGTTGACACATATATAATGCTTCCGGTAAAATGACATAGAGTCCACTACATTGCAAGGAATAGAGTCAACAAACAATTAATGAAACAACACATAATTGTTTTCAGCTGTTATCATTTTCATATTGCAATTACAATGAAATCAGCCCGAAAAGggggggaggggggggggggatgCATCCATCCATCATTCTCAACCAATTATGATACCCATGACTAACGTAAACAAGGGCATTAAACTCATACCATACATAAAGTTTTCAGCTGAGTATCACATAATTCTTAGGTTTAGCAGTAATGACAAAACCACAACAATTGGGTTTAAGTTAGCTGACTGTAGATTGATGAACGGCAAACCAAGAAACCCGAAATCAGTGAGCAAGTATCAAGGATAGCAAAAGAGACAAACATAATCAAAGTTGTGTTAAAACCATTAAATAGTGGTGTGCTAACTGAGAACGGTAAACCTGGATAATCAATGCAGTATCCGAGAACATACTTAAATTGCGCCAATCAGAAAATCTGATCATAACAATGCAATCTAATCAACACCAATGCAACAATGAATGCATCATGTGGCGAAACCATTCTTTTGAATAATATCCTAAACAATCTTCCTAACTACAGTTCAACTAATGCAAATTATGAAATGGAAGCACCGCGGCAGCATGTTTTACCTGAAGTATTCTGAAACATCTTCATCTTTAAATGTGCTTTCCGCCGGAAACGTTAAATAAATCTGCCTCGAAGGAGAATTAGGCCTTTCAGCCGATGCAATACCTAGAATGTCAATGCTCTCCTGCCTGTACCTGGCAAACCTGTTAAATTCTTCCGCCGTCATGACTGCTGCTGCAGCAGCTGCCCTGAAATATATCACAAGATCAAACAAAGTATCACTGTGTTAGTACTATAGACTTTTCAATTGAACAAGTTAATAATTACAACTACAGATGTAGTCTTTCTTACTACAcacttaagaaaaaaaaaggtggAAACAAAGGTGGAAACTCACATGCAGATATATTCTTGTGAAGTTGTTGATAGTTAAAAACCATTAGACGACAATTTAGTCCAACATGTCAATCATCTAAGAGTTCTCAACAAATCAACTTCACACAAAATCCAACTCAAATTATAGTCTTTTCAATTGAACAAGTTAATAATTACAACTAAAGATGTAGTTTCTATTACTACACACTAAGAAAAATGTATTGAATTTTTTAACTTAATAGTTCTAGAAAAACCTTTGTGGATCATTCCTTCGCAGCATGGAAAAGTTAATGTATTTGTCCATTGGGGTTGGCGCAGCACCAGCAGACATGAGCTGAGAAGCAGCCATTAATCTTTGATGGTGTGCAGCCTTCAAACTCATAAGAGCCTCATGCTCTTCCATAGTTGGAGAATCAACAATGGCAGCGTTGTCCACAGCATCATGATGATGAACAAAGTTGCAGTTGGTTCCATTTTTGCAGAACCCTCTTGCAAAGTAAAGACATGGTTTGTACCCAATTCCCACTTCTTCATCAGGCACCCCAAAGAACGCGTCACTAGCAGAGTAACTCCTCCTATGGAAGAAGTGGCCATCACCATTGTTGTTGACAGCACCATGACCCAAATCAAGCCTAATTGGATCCACAGCATCCTCATTATCCTTATTATTATTCAGTGACTCGTTGAGAAAAGAAAGGTAATCACCCATTTCATGCTCATCAACAAAAGAGTCACCAGCACCATCACTCCTCACACGAGGTGAAAGTGAAAGTTTAGATTTTGACACAGACCCACCATAGATACTGTCACGAGAGACTGAAAAACTTGAATTTGGACTAATGGGGTTGTTTGGTAACCCAGGAAGTAGGTTGTTACCAGCACTGAAGCGTGAAAAGGggttgttgctgctgctgttgttgtttGGGGTGGTAGCAGGAGAAGTAGTGGGGTGTCTTGGTGGTAAATGGTTGTTGAGAATGGTGTTAGAAGGTgaagaaggtgaagaagaagagagtccCAAGTGGGTTTTGATTCTGAGAACGAGGTTATGAAGGACATAGTCAGGGGTTGAAGCCAAGCGAACAAGGTCAGGTTCTTGAAGGTTGAAAAGAATGTGACCAATGATCTTTGATGCATTCTCAGGGTCAAGCTTGTTGATTCTGGCCACCACAACATTCGTGGCTTCAAAACTACCCATAATCGTATAATCGAAGATTAAAAAAGATATCTTTTGGTTTTTGTTGTTGAAGAGAGactaaaaaagaaagaagagagacgGTAGAAGAAGCGGTGGTGAGTGGTGAGTGTGGGAGTGTGTTGATGTTGGTGAGCGAAGAACAAGAAACAAGAGTGTGTGTCGTTATGCGATGTTTTGTTGTTGCTGCCACTTGACACAGTACACAacacactttctctctctctccatctaTGCAACTATGTCATTTCActgttctcttctctctcctatTTTAAGTGTTTTGAGTTCAGAATTGAGATCCAGCTTTGAAGTTAGAAGGATAAGCGTCAACACAACACACACCCCAATTCCCATAGATTCTTGATCCATGAGCCTATTTTTGGTGCCAGAGAGAGAACAACCAAaccaataaaaaaggaaaaatatatcATTCTTGCCATGGTAAGTGGTAACTAATTCTAATTTTGAGTTTTGCTAATACGGCTTTTCtaaacatatattttaaaaatacgaatttaacttttaaaaatataataatagaaaatttttaatatttttaatgtatttaatgtATTGAtaatgaaaacataaaaaaaaattaatttttgtaatcatttttataaaatattttatatgcttaacttatttaatatttattaattattataaaaattaattaatatcaaataaaataaatttaatttttttgtctctttttattattcctcCTCTCTTTTTGTTTGTGCAATTCACCTTCTtgtccttttttattattattttttttcatttctccttcttcttccatgATACTCTCATTAATTCATTATGTAAAGTAAACTTATTTCTTTTTTACTTGTTTGATTTTTCACTTTTTTCCCCTTTTCTCCTTCACATTTTCTTCTATTTCTATGACCTTTCGTAACCAATTTATGGTTTTCCAAATTTGATTAgatttcattcttcttttctaAGGTATACAAGATTTTCATTTCTCTATTTAACAAGGTAATTTAACATCATTTTGATTCTAGTGCTGGATTACTAGGTTTTTTTTTATTCTCGGATTTGGAAATGCAAAAAATTGAACATATTATAATTTTCTTGAAATTTGTTAAATTTGATCATAAATGTCGTTCTTGTTCGAAGTTTGATTATAATTGTGAGTATAAAGTGTGATTTAAATTCAATGGTTTGATTTTAGgtcattatttttcaattgagAATTTTTCGTttgaacttaaaaattttaattgaaaataattttttcccGAGAATTATTTATGtgatcaagaacatttttttttgttctagtcACTTTATTAATGCTAAAAAGCATATTATCATAATTAGAACCAACTTGAATAGGTCcacaagtaatttttttaaatttttaatttataaaaaattatagcattaatatttaatataatttttaaaattaaattataattttttaaaaaaatattttagtgtttataaaaaagttaaaaaataactttttttataataatttttttttatcattcttctcttaaaataactatttttaaaattaaaaaacaaaatacaaaataa
This genomic window contains:
- the LOC112789258 gene encoding zinc finger CCCH domain-containing protein 55 codes for the protein MGSFEATNVVVARINKLDPENASKIIGHILFNLQEPDLVRLASTPDYVLHNLVLRIKTHLGLSSSSPSSPSNTILNNHLPPRHPTTSPATTPNNNSSSNNPFSRFSAGNNLLPGLPNNPISPNSSFSVSRDSIYGGSVSKSKLSLSPRVRSDGAGDSFVDEHEMGDYLSFLNESLNNNKDNEDAVDPIRLDLGHGAVNNNGDGHFFHRRSYSASDAFFGVPDEEVGIGYKPCLYFARGFCKNGTNCNFVHHHDAVDNAAIVDSPTMEEHEALMSLKAAHHQRLMAASQLMSAGAAPTPMDKYINFSMLRRNDPQRAAAAAAVMTAEEFNRFARYRQESIDILGIASAERPNSPSRQIYLTFPAESTFKDEDVSEYFSKFGPVHDVRIPYQQKRMFGFVTFVYSETVRLILSKGNPHFICDSRVLVKPYKEKGKIVEKRQHQPPHIERVELSPCLSPSELEFKAPHDFRLGARMLYNPQEILLRRKLEEQVDFQQAIELQERRLMNLHLPDFKNNHLCHHQRSLSFGATLPSSQLQGHISSPRLYSDSIREDMTGFTGNLVSTAMASAAAVPQQQEVDLARIHDNCSRNGKDGSQDETIDVQNSIEHALPDSLFTSPTKATRDDPADFSSLAEVNESAVFSTCSSSQIKLEPKSALSDMASH